Proteins encoded together in one Bombus vancouverensis nearcticus chromosome 14, iyBomVanc1_principal, whole genome shotgun sequence window:
- the dan gene encoding protein distal antenna isoform X1, whose product MALTRTTHQASEIGDKSRGTDRKTAKVDLQVIYEGITTTEDGVCKNRFRKGAKSRRLTGMRGESARPGKRPLRALSASEKMDAIQRVHEGESKASVARDIGVPESTLRGWCKSEHKIRGMARNSSTPDSEAHSPASSAGANVAAANLAGGSTNLSSEDEGPCAKKAKIDQQTSVTSASTSFVGDVCTDSDGKPDNKPRIDYVGLMTSMAGMRPENSSLLLQQLGLLSGATGTLAKNLLGMSPALTHGSTVGLVENGLQYTKNTGNACHLGNMSNLTNSNKRHSLSAIAPTQMDSLVAKSCSTRKSLPPAAEAPSTLVPASPRKTHETNSIPRSSSKPRKDGNMSSSGSNNKKVDEALWLWLTQQQQLLGQQSASFNPSINQQDGSWFWQWYKQCSFPLVTPTPTPPAHTLVAKKSPSRTRAMLDNVLSSNNSENVLRNVNMEEESAAVAAAVPAAAAAAAAPAAAAAAPAPTENHEANGEDATNGEEAIRHGEKFLKWLMYKCSEPSVTRLQIIQFKYLLDRLKAHRKKTSSSSKQSRK is encoded by the exons ATG GCGCTTACGAGGACGACTCATCAGGCGTCGGAGATTGGCGATAAGTCGCGTGGCACGGATCGCAAAACCGCTAAAGTAGATCTGCAAGTGATCTACGAAGGCATCACGACGACAGAGGACGGAGTTTGCAAAAACCGTTTCCGGAAAGGCGCGAAAAGTAGACGCCTCACCGGAATGAGAGGTGAATCGGCGCGTCCGGGTAAGCGCCCCTTAAGAGCGCTTTCCGCTTCGGAGAAGATGGACGCCATACAGAGGGTCCACGAGGGAGAGAGCAAAGCGTCGGTTGCACGCGATATCGGCGTACCGGAGTCGACGTTACGCGGATGGTGTAAATCCGAGCACAAGATCAGGGGCATGGCAAGAAATTCTTCGACGCCGGATAGCGAGGCCCACTCGCCCGCCTCGTCTGCCGGCGCGAACGTGGCAGCTGCTAACTTGGCCGGTGGCTCGACGAATTTGTCGAGCGAGGACGAGGGTCCTTGTGCGAAGAAGGCGAAAATAGATCAACAAACATCGGTAACGAGCGCGAGCACGTCGTTTGTGGGTGACGTTTGTACCGACTCCGATGGTAAACCAGATAACAAACCGAGGATCGATTACGTAGGACTGATGACCAGCATGGCCGGCATGAGACCCGAGAATAGTTCGTTGCTTCTGCAACAGTTGGGACTGTTATCAGGCGCAACCGGCACACTTGCCAAAAATTTGTTGGGTATGTCGCCGGCCTTGACGCACGGCAGCACCGTCGGTCTCGTGGAGAACGGGCTGCAATACACAAAGAACACCGGAAACGCATGTCATCTCGGAAACATGAGTAATTTAACCAATAGTAACAAGAGGCATAGTCTCTCAGCGATCGCACCGACGCAAATGGACTCGCTGGTCGCAAAATCATGCAGCACACGAAAGAGTTTGCCACCTGCCGCAGAAGCGCCATCTACCCTGGTGCCCGCCTCTCCCCGGAAAACACACGAGACCAATAGCATTCCAAGATCGAGCAGCAAACCGAGGAAGGACGGGAACATGAGCAGCAGCGGTAGCAACAACAAGAAGGTGGACGAGGCATTATGGCTGTGGCTGACGCAGCAGCAACAGCTACTCGGTCAACAGTCGGCGAGTTTCAATCCGAGCATCAACCAGCAGGACGGTTCGTGGTTCTGGCAGTGGTACAAGCAGTGTAGTTTCCCGTTGGTAacgccgacgccgacgccgCCAGCACACACTCTGGTCGCCAAGAAATCGCCCAGCAGAACGAGGGCCATGCTCGACAATGTACTTAGTAGCAACAACAGTGAGAACGTGTTGCGAAACGTGAACATGGAGGAGGAGTCCGCCGCTGTCGCCGCCGCCGTCCCCGCCGCCgcagccgccgccgccgcccccgccgccgccgccgccgccccTGCCCCCACGGAGAACCACGAGGCGAATGGCGAAGACGCGACCAACGGCGAGGAAGCGATCCGGCACGGCGAGAAGTTCTTGAAGTGGTTGATGTACAAATGCTCCGAGCCGTCGGTTACAAGACTTCAGATCATACAGTTCAAATATCTATTGGACAGGCTGAAGGCACATAGAAAGAAGACGTCGTCTAGTTCAAAACAAAGTAGAAAATAG
- the dan gene encoding protein distal antenna isoform X2 yields the protein MRGESARPGKRPLRALSASEKMDAIQRVHEGESKASVARDIGVPESTLRGWCKSEHKIRGMARNSSTPDSEAHSPASSAGANVAAANLAGGSTNLSSEDEGPCAKKAKIDQQTSVTSASTSFVGDVCTDSDGKPDNKPRIDYVGLMTSMAGMRPENSSLLLQQLGLLSGATGTLAKNLLGMSPALTHGSTVGLVENGLQYTKNTGNACHLGNMSNLTNSNKRHSLSAIAPTQMDSLVAKSCSTRKSLPPAAEAPSTLVPASPRKTHETNSIPRSSSKPRKDGNMSSSGSNNKKVDEALWLWLTQQQQLLGQQSASFNPSINQQDGSWFWQWYKQCSFPLVTPTPTPPAHTLVAKKSPSRTRAMLDNVLSSNNSENVLRNVNMEEESAAVAAAVPAAAAAAAAPAAAAAAPAPTENHEANGEDATNGEEAIRHGEKFLKWLMYKCSEPSVTRLQIIQFKYLLDRLKAHRKKTSSSSKQSRK from the coding sequence ATGAGAGGTGAATCGGCGCGTCCGGGTAAGCGCCCCTTAAGAGCGCTTTCCGCTTCGGAGAAGATGGACGCCATACAGAGGGTCCACGAGGGAGAGAGCAAAGCGTCGGTTGCACGCGATATCGGCGTACCGGAGTCGACGTTACGCGGATGGTGTAAATCCGAGCACAAGATCAGGGGCATGGCAAGAAATTCTTCGACGCCGGATAGCGAGGCCCACTCGCCCGCCTCGTCTGCCGGCGCGAACGTGGCAGCTGCTAACTTGGCCGGTGGCTCGACGAATTTGTCGAGCGAGGACGAGGGTCCTTGTGCGAAGAAGGCGAAAATAGATCAACAAACATCGGTAACGAGCGCGAGCACGTCGTTTGTGGGTGACGTTTGTACCGACTCCGATGGTAAACCAGATAACAAACCGAGGATCGATTACGTAGGACTGATGACCAGCATGGCCGGCATGAGACCCGAGAATAGTTCGTTGCTTCTGCAACAGTTGGGACTGTTATCAGGCGCAACCGGCACACTTGCCAAAAATTTGTTGGGTATGTCGCCGGCCTTGACGCACGGCAGCACCGTCGGTCTCGTGGAGAACGGGCTGCAATACACAAAGAACACCGGAAACGCATGTCATCTCGGAAACATGAGTAATTTAACCAATAGTAACAAGAGGCATAGTCTCTCAGCGATCGCACCGACGCAAATGGACTCGCTGGTCGCAAAATCATGCAGCACACGAAAGAGTTTGCCACCTGCCGCAGAAGCGCCATCTACCCTGGTGCCCGCCTCTCCCCGGAAAACACACGAGACCAATAGCATTCCAAGATCGAGCAGCAAACCGAGGAAGGACGGGAACATGAGCAGCAGCGGTAGCAACAACAAGAAGGTGGACGAGGCATTATGGCTGTGGCTGACGCAGCAGCAACAGCTACTCGGTCAACAGTCGGCGAGTTTCAATCCGAGCATCAACCAGCAGGACGGTTCGTGGTTCTGGCAGTGGTACAAGCAGTGTAGTTTCCCGTTGGTAacgccgacgccgacgccgCCAGCACACACTCTGGTCGCCAAGAAATCGCCCAGCAGAACGAGGGCCATGCTCGACAATGTACTTAGTAGCAACAACAGTGAGAACGTGTTGCGAAACGTGAACATGGAGGAGGAGTCCGCCGCTGTCGCCGCCGCCGTCCCCGCCGCCgcagccgccgccgccgcccccgccgccgccgccgccgccccTGCCCCCACGGAGAACCACGAGGCGAATGGCGAAGACGCGACCAACGGCGAGGAAGCGATCCGGCACGGCGAGAAGTTCTTGAAGTGGTTGATGTACAAATGCTCCGAGCCGTCGGTTACAAGACTTCAGATCATACAGTTCAAATATCTATTGGACAGGCTGAAGGCACATAGAAAGAAGACGTCGTCTAGTTCAAAACAAAGTAGAAAATAG
- the LOC117156271 gene encoding dynein regulatory complex subunit 7, which produces MKLQMTEEVEYHESHESHESYESVSTYSEEEDDRSKKESTYESLLEITREHIQEVQQELCLIKLCWPEVDRTKDLYLKTLPNSYCSVSDKEKLLAWYAENFRQQFHVKYPNRKPLLLACENECGVQKFVSTTIRRSTLPYPDLYTWQGCGKFVSDYVEYEPLDKALSMASN; this is translated from the exons atgaaattaCAAATGACCGAAGAAGTCGAATATCACGAAAGTCACGAAAGTCATGAAAGTTATGAAAGTGTATCAACTTATTCGGAAGAGGAAGATGATAGGTCGAAGAAAGAATCAACGTACGAAAGTCTTCTTGAAATAACGCGGGAGCACATACAGGAAGTGCAACAAGAATTATGTCTAATCAAACTGTGTTGGCCCGAAGTTGACCGCACAAAAGATCTCTACCTAAAAACACTTCCGAATAGTTATTGTAGTGTCAGCGATAAAGAGAAGCTGCTCGCGTGGTACGCCGAAAATTTTCGACAacaatttcacgtgaaatatcCAAATCGAAAACCGCTATTGCTAGCGTGCGAAAATGAATGCGGTGTGCAa AAATTCGTATCTACTACTATCAGACGAAGTACACTGCCATATCCAGACCTGTACACGTGGCAGGGATGCGGAAAATTTGTCAGTGACTATGTCGAATACGAGCCTCTGGACAAAGCACTCAGTATGGCAAGTAAttaa
- the Atg2 gene encoding autophagy-related 2 has translation MSWLGCIPWSQGIKKRACRYLLQRYLGQFLEEKLTLDQLTVDLYNGTGRVTNVSLDVQALNEMGEQQQLPLEFVDGFISEMSVSIPWSALLSEASYVEVTSLRLTVQPRQRAKTGTSMFESMWSSMTSSMQLAQECLQEDAKNAGNSQPLEGVELFAQTIDSILCRVKVRFIDTVIRLEHVPLDSSTGVAIEMCIKNLEYSDEAGLDPSSTSLDPSQSTKGYVVSAFTTKRFYLEGVTFHTDEFPSRARTFSRSIITTSRGSTPDSKNSDGHFFSAQVSPTQNMQTPPEANIINNLSESNPIMFAKLAGRQEIRLKLKQGEGVSGPKVELEVTLGSFTSFLSPRQVHVLLELGHGLASPDLEDVSNVAPRAYTEKPMADSDFNRIERELIHQIHPTQGLRSMDLRHAQGWSTASLDESDNKDEFLPMRLPGSTSMNDSITSNNISMDGSILSSSISLKNSATNLPKQQKHRHSVDNSPSAETSHFHVRVSSIAVILLHEDILTTCVEGGGLTCSSIRQMKNSADEFFKQLGMFRAGGYGNKDFDKASKVLLDACHLSHIRLLAAPLVIEGREKNVSWFSVVSGTLTLASLEIVECLIDSNNSGANVTPPTEFVELLTFPKEDSTNFGFTNKTDLKMKFKYVEHIENTGYTQLLKCADPHTTIDIELEPCKSEVDITIVDRICALLNPQPICVCNTVSSNKNTNQQTLFYQAIESPTLSDFAAMIKVSSSQCTIKLRFPIPDLRPLHDMNRAPWWKRSVRTDYMILKMTDAQIHARPHSIFSKNCPHSVKKHFEIQFRKLLLSYAETETDVPLNIGKVTTHEKNNASCQQVNEGFDWARIVITIYPQRLSDQLEDSSEGEPDSSFDETLENTPKHQPSPFSSKRVIHESDTPHSKPPAQGDKNDSEQREGEELIIPGSREEMLEFMDEGIRSSRIQLEINFPCVSVQIPSKHLYELLYNRFNTDLFLWKPSAPRPKYGTHMENHIGLDLASTLLQESVYPRFSTCKSRIEYDSDSDSEEEGIFYSAADKHYRQHQNNVSRNGQSNLALILNIDQGLLCMYTPVRDSMRNVIPGQQGELIIRLEDATIFSVTAYKGNSNLGYVCAMIRGMSLDHCGLMTTPLQPPSLRPINSDIPQHCQNTIYKSGLNENVMGTNNNDDMVMLAIRIQAAHQTHRIKTFRVAVGIANATLRYRMCNTGTSWFTQLTDCLDVADHPVAGYSPPGILTELHVHLWNCMVDYRPIHLPLRSMVTLDNFSVSSNIAAHTNTSTLRFIAEDIALFISNKLGKGVDLRRDYVCVMDVGLFELSLRLNDKMCGGAPRVDLRASNNMLHVRTCSDSARALIQLLTYFANDGDLLPNMETAESSITVPSSGDEESLLGNECINTLSKSQVERVNSLMKEAMEETVKGIPSNTDGNTLVNENQVEVFFFPDESRPASQTVPEMYKSSEKYTKTECNIEAEDPNEDFCILGEEAGTGIMPRHGVPEVRWLCQESLRIIDNHFAVPLGKTDLLKAPRHFPAPILRYTLCEMTLIWHMYGGKDFEVLQSTAKKQVSINDIMVRPNTAPQDKTRPPWWDGVAFNKSNSNEVHFGSAPNSPRGKCRETTDWQVMGGPGRRHDILMELQLNKVRFQHEVYPENTTEAARQILLVNEIEIRDRLASSHINKFLYQYSSEAKPRQSHANMFVMKAVHVRPDPRLSAQECCLKLSLLPLRLNIDQDSLLFLIEFFNELGNGSKQAQGNSSAPNNSQSAPVSKQGTPTHHPPVMSVNDSAPNAPTPTNTSQNDSIDPNLLILLEDELMIKENNVKAKPTYEVYEDCQPIYFRSVIFSPEVLVRLDYHGKRVDLTHGPLAGLLMGLAQLNCSELRLKRLTHRHGLLGFDKLVTFLLSEWLRDIKKNQLPSLLGGVGPMHSLVQLFQGIRDLFWLPIEQYQKDGRLFRGLQRGANSFTTSTAMAALELTSRLIHAIQSTAETAYDMVSPGPSVRRKHKGQKGRRKRYSQPLDIREGMANAYMLVKEGLGETANQLVRVASEEHEQKGVSGAVGGVLRQIPPTVVKPIILATEATSNVLGGMQSQLVPDARREAAQKWRQDSNDAN, from the exons ATGTCTTGGTTGGGATGCATTCCTTGGTCTCAAGGGATCAAGAAACGAGCTTGCAGGTATCTCTTACAACGATATCTGGGTCAATTTTTGGAGGAAAAATTGACATTGGATCAGCTCACTGTAGATCTGTACAATGGAACTGGTCGTGTAACCAATGTCAGCCTTGATGTACAG GCCCTTAACGAAATGGGAGAGCAACAACAACTTCCATTAGAATTTGTTGATGGTTTTATATCAGAAATGTCTGTTAGCATACCATGGTCAGCTTTGCTTAGTGAAGCTAGTTATGTAGAAGTTACCAGTTTAAGATTAACCGTTCAGCCTAGACAGAGGGCAAAAACTGGAACTTCGATGTTTGAGTCTATGTGGAGCTCTATGACATCCAGCATGCAACTTGCACAAGAGTGTTTACAGGAAGATGCAAAAAATGCTGGAAATTCACAGCCATTAGAAGGAGTTGAATTGTTTGCACAAACAATAGATTCAA TTTTATGTAGAGTGAAAGTAAGATTTATAGATACTGTAATACGTTTGGAACATGTGCCACTAGATTCTTCAACAGGGGTTGCAATAGAAATGTGTATAAAAAATCTTGAATATTCGGATGAAGCAGGCTTAGATCCAAGCAGTACTTCATTAGACCCTAGTCAATCAACAAAAGGATATGTTGTGTCAGCATTCACAACAAAAAGGTTTTATTTAGAAGGTGTGACGTTCCACACAGATGAATTTCCATCTCGAGCGAGAACTTTCTCTAGAAGCATTATAACAACAAGCAGAGGTTCTACACCAGATTCTAAA AATTCAGACGGTCATTTTTTCTCTGCACAAGTATCTCCTACTCAAAATATGCAAACTCCTCCAGAagcaaatattattaataatttaagcgAATCAAATCCTATAATGTTTGCTAAGTTGGCAGGCAGACAGGAaataagattaaaattaaagCAAGGGGAGGGTGTTTCAGGACCAAAG GTAGAATTAGAAGTGACATTGGGATCCTTTACTTCATTTTTAAGTCCACGGCAAGTGCATGTGTTATTGGAATTAGGGCATGGACTTGCTTCTCCAGATTTAGAAGACGTTAGTAATGTTGCGCCAAGGGCGTATACGGAAAAGCCTATGGCTGATAGTGACTTTAATCGCATCGAACGAGAACTTATTCATCAAATACATCCAACTCAAggattacgttctatg GATTTAAGGCATGCACAAGGATGGTCGACGGCATCTTTAGATGAGTCAGATAATAAAGACGAGTTTTTACCGATGCGGTTACCTGGTTCAACATCAATGAATGATTCGATCACAAGCAATAATATTAGCATGGACGGGAGTATATTATCTAGTAGTattagtttaaaaaattcagcaaCAAATTTACCAAAGCAACAGAAACACAGGCATAGTGTGGATAATAGTCCATCTGCAGAAACATCTCATTTTCACGTAAGGGTATCTTCCATAGCTGTAATCCTATTACACGAAGACATACTAACCACGTGCGTGGAAGGAGGTGGTTTAACGTGTTCCAGTATACGTCAGATGAAAAATTCGGCGgacgaatttttcaaacaattagGAATGTTCAGAGCTGGAGGATATGGAAACAAAGACTTTGATAAGGCATCAAAAGTACTCTTAGATGCTTGCCATTTAAGTCATATTAG ATTACTTGCTGCGCCGTTAGTAATTGAAGGGAGGGAAAAAAATGTTTCATGGTTCTCTGTAGTATCTGGGACACTAACTTTAGCGAGCTTAGAAATTGTAGAATGTTTAATTGATTCAAATAATTCTGGAGCAAACGTGACTCCACCAACTGAATTTGTTGAACTGCTTACATTTCCAAAGGAGGATTCAACGAATTTTGGCTTCACTAATAAAACAGacttgaaaatgaaatttaaatatgtagaGCATATTGAAAATACAGGATATACTCAACTATTGAAATGTGCAGATCCACATACAACAATTGA TATCGAATTGGAACCGTGCAAAAGTGAAGTGGATATAACTATTGTAGATAGGATATGTGCCCTACTTAATCCGCAACCTATTTGCGTTTGTAATACTGTATCTAGTAATAAGAATACT AATCAACAAACTTTATTTTATCAAGCCATAGAAAGTCCCACTTTGTCAGACTTTGCTGCTATGATAAAAGTATCTTCGTCGCAATGTACAATAAAATTAAG gtTTCCAATACCAGATTTGAGACCTTTGCACGATATGAATCGAGCACCATGGTGGAAGAGATCGGTGAGAACAGATTATATGATTTTGAAAATGACAGATGCACAAATTCATGCTCGCCCGCATTCAATTTTCTCGAAGAATTGTCCGCATTCTGTGaaaaaacatttcgaaattcaATTCCGAAAGTTACTGCTTTCGTATGCAGAAACGGAGACAGACGTTCCATTAAATATAGGCAAAGTTACAACTCATGAAAAAAATAATGCATCGTGTCAACAAGTTAACGAAGGATTCGATTGGGCTAGAATAGTTATTACAATCTATCCGCAACGTTTAAGCGATCAGCTGGAAGATAGCTCTGAAGGAGAGCCAGATTCTAGTTTCGACGAAACTCTAGAAAATACGCCTAAACATCAGCCATCTCCGTTCAGTTCAAAGCGTGTTATTCATGAATCTGACACCCCTCATTCGAAACCCCCTGCACAAGGCGACAAGAATGATTCAGAACAAAG AGAGGGCGAAGAATTAATCATACCAGGAAGTCGAGAAGAGATGTTAGAGTTTATGGACGAAGGCATCCGTAGTTCCAGAATACAATTAGAAATTAACTTCCCGTGTGTTTCCGTCCAAATACCATCGAAACATCTGTATGAATTGCTATACAATAGATTCAATACTGATCTTTTTTTATGGAAACCATCGGCGCCAAGACCGAAGTATGGCACGCACATGGAAAATCACATAGGTCTCGATTTGGCATCTACCTTGTTGCAAGAATCTGTTTATCCCAG ATTTAGCACGTGTAAAAGCAGGATTGAGTATGATTCCGATTCGGACTCGGAGGAAGAGGGTATATTTTATTCTGCAGCCGACAAACATTATAGGCAGCATCAAAACAACGTGTCGAGAAATGGTCAGAGCAATCTAGCACTAATTTTGAATATAGATCAAGGCCTTCTCTGTATGTATACTCCTGTTCGTGACTCAATGCGCAACGTCATCCCTGGGCAACAAGGCGAATTAATAATTCGATTAGAAGATGCGACGATATTTTCGGTAACCGCGTACAAAGGAAATTCAAATCTGGGTTACGTTTGCGCCATGATAAGGGGGATGTCTTTGGATCATTGTGGATTAATGACGACTCCTTTGCAACCACCGTCACTGAGACCTATTAATAGCGACATTCCGCAACATTGTCAAAACACTATATATAAAAGCGGGCTAAACGAGAACGTAATGGGAACAAACAATAATGATGATATGGTGATGCTCGCTATTAGGATACAAGCTGCTCATCAAACTCACCGTATTAaa ACTTTCAGAGTAGCGGTAGGCATTGCAAATGCTACATTAAGGTATAGAATGTGTAACACTGGCACATCATGGTTTACGCAGTTAACAGATTGTTTGGACGTAGCCGATCATCCTGTTGCTGGATATTCTCCACCAGGAATATTAACAGAATTACACGTGCATCTTTGGAATTGCATGGTCGATTACAG ACCAATTCATCTGCCATTAAGGTCAATGGTAACTCTTGATAATTTTAGTGTTTCCAGCAATATTGCTGCGCATACAAACACTTCAACGCTACGTTTTATAGCAGAAGATATTGCCTTGTTCATATCTAACAAATTAGGGAAAGGTGTGGATCTTCGTCGGGATTATGTGTGCGTAATGGACGTAGGATTGTTTGAATTGTCGCTGAGATTAAACGACAAAATGTGCGGTGGTGCACCTAGAGTGGATTTAAGGGCAAGCAATAACATGTTGCATGTTCGGACTTGCTCAGATTCTGCACGTGCTCTTATTCAATTGTTAACTTATTTTGCCAATGATGGAGATCTTTTGCCGAACATGGAAACCGCCGAAAGTAGTATTACCGTACCAAGTTCTGGCGACGAAGAAAGTCTTCTAGGGAATGAGTGTATTAACACTCTTAGTAAGAGTCAAGTTGAACGTGTTAACAGTTTGATGAAAGAGGCAATGGAAGAAACAGTAAAAG GAATACCTTCGAATACAGACGGTAATACGTTAGTGAATGAAAATCAGGTGGAAGTGTTTTTCTTTCCCGATGAGTCTCGTCCTGCTTCACAGACAGTACCTGAAATGTATAAAAGTTCCGAGAAATATACCAAAACAGAATGTAATATAGAAGCTGAGGATCCAAACGAGGATTTTTGTATATTAGGAGAAGAAGCGGGTACAGGAATTATGCCCAGACATGGTGTTCCAGAAGTTCGTTGGCTTTGTCAAGAATCTTTAAGGATAATAGATAATCACTTCGCGGTTCCACTCGGTAAAACTGATCTACTTAAGGCGCCAAGACATTTCCCAGCTCCAATTTTAAGGTATACCCTTTGTGAAATGACTCTGATCTGGCACATGTATGGAGGAAAAGATTTTGAAGTTCTACAATCGACAGCCAAGAAACAAGTCAGTATAAATGACATTATGGTTCGTCCTAACACGGCGCCTCAGGATAA AACTAGGCCACCATGGTGGGACGGCGTAGCTTTCAATAAGTCTAATTCGAACGAAGTACATTTTGGAAGTGCGCCAAATTCACCACGTGGAAAATGTAGAGAAACAACCGATTGGCAAGTAATGGGAGGTCCTGGCCGCCGTCATGATATTTTAATGGAACTTCAGTTGAATAAAGTGCGCTTTCAACACGAAGTTTATCCGGAAAACACGACAGAAGCAGCAAGACAAATATTATTGGTAAACGAGATAGAAATCAGAGACAGATTGGCGTCCTCGCACATCAACAAGTTCTTGTATCAATATAGTAGTGAAGCAAAACCGAGACAGTCTCACGCGAACATGTTTGTCATGAAAGCGGTGCATGTTAGACCGGACCCAAGATTAAGTGCTCAAGAATGTTGTTTAAAACTCAGTCTACTGCCGTTGCGATTAAATATCGACCAGGATAGCCTACTGTTCTTGATAGAATTTTTCAACGAATTGGGTAACGGTTCGAAGCAAGCTCAAGGAAATTCTAGTGCACCTAACAATTCGCAATCCGCCCCAGTGTCCAAGCAAGGGACACCGACGCATCACCCACCGGTTATGAGTGTGAACGATTCCGCGCCTAATGCACCAACGCCAACGAATACATCACAAAACGATAGCATAGATCCGAACTTATTGATACTCTTGGAAGATGAATTGATGATCAAAGAAAACAATGTGAAGGCGAAACCGACGTATGAAGTTTACGAAGATTGTCAACCAATATATTTtag GAGTGTGATATTTTCCCCTGAAGTCCTTGTTCGATTAGATTATCATGGAAAGCGTGTAGACCTCACTCATGGGCCGTTAGCAGGGCTTCTAATGGGCCTGGCGCAGTTGAATTGCTCCGAATTAAGACTGAAAAGATTAACACATCGGCATGGACTTTTGGGATTCGATAAATTAGTAACGTTTTTACTTTCCGAATGGTTGCGAGATATAAAGAAGAATCAACTTCCAAGTTTACTTGGCGGTGTCGGTCCCATGCACTCGTTAGTACAATTGT TTCAAGGAATAAGGGATTTGTTCTGGTTGCCTATCGAACAATACCAGAAAGATGGTAGGCTATTTAGAGGACTACAACGAGGTGCAAACAGTTTCACGACGTCTACCGCAATGGCGGCGTTGGAATTGACTTCTAGGTTGATACACGCTATACAAAGTACAGCCGAGACAGCTTATGATATGGTGAGTCCTGGTCCAAGCGTGAGGCGTAAACACAAGGGACAGAAAGGACGCCGGAAAAGATATAGTCAGCCATTGGATATTCGAGAAGGGATGGCTAATGCGTATATGCTAGTAAAAGAG ggCTTAGGGGAAACGGCAAATCAATTAGTTCGTGTAGCTAGCGAAGAACACGAACAAAAAGGAGTCTCTGGTGCTGTAGGAGGTGTGTTACGACAAATACCACCGACTGTTGTGAAGCCAATTATTTTAGCTACAGAAGCGACGAGCAACGTTTTAGGTGGTATGCAATCGCAATTAGTGCCGGATGCCAGACGGGAGGCAGCTCAAAAGTGGCGGCAAGATTCAAATGACGCGAATTGA
- the LOC117156171 gene encoding transmembrane protein 179, translated as MALTNILLLSQISGYVVALVLSLCIIIPMSLHEDEFRGHCLLFSTGTWQESDGQFVVNWASQAYCNYTIFVGLILLLTSAVQIYRLSLLMYRGEDSSFLSAFIDVVSSIFLTTITLIAAIIITLGFMTWCQCMTKRFPSCELAAGNDIDKADGIDTTGFHIELAAVQFGTWTSLSIWVGLSVFAVLKLLRYHQLENMKVSMYRERQRLIEAARSNEIQEST; from the exons ATGGCACTAACCAATATCTTACTTCTTAGTCAAATATCTGGATATGTCGTAGCTCTTGTTTTATCACTTTGTATCATCATACCAATGAGTTTGCATGAAGACGAATTTAG AGGACATTGTCTGTTGTTCTCAACAGGAACTTGGCAAGAATCAGATGGTCAGTTTGTAGTAAATTGGGCCTCACAAGCGTACTGTAATTATACGATATTTGTTGGTTTGATATTGTTGTTAACATCTGCGGTTCAAATTTATCGGCTTTCCCTGCTTATGTACCGTGGAGAAGACAGTTCGTTCCTATCTGCATTCATAGATGTTGTCAGTTCAATATTCCTTACAACAATCACTTTAATCGCCGCAATTATTATTACGCTTGGATTTATGACTTGGTGTCAATGTATGACCAAAAGATTTCCATCTTGCGAATTGGCAGCTGGAAATGACATTGACAAAGCTGATGGTATAGACACAACTGGTTTTCATATTGAATTAGCTGCAGTCCAATTTGGTACATGGACCAGTTTATCTATTTGGGTTGGCCTGTCAGTATTCGCAGTACTAAAATTATTACGATATCATCAATTAGAAAATATGAAGGTTTCAATGTATAGAGAAAGACAAAGATTGATAGAAGCTGCCAGAAGTAACGAAATACAAGAATCAACTTAA